One Actinoplanes missouriensis 431 DNA segment encodes these proteins:
- a CDS encoding sporulation protein yields MVFKRMMQALGVGGPSVDTVLANPNTYPGGFLEGTVHVVGGDHAVDIEYLAIGLITRVEVESGDSEYQTDQEFHRQRLTGSFRLESGARHDVPFRFEVPWQTPITEVYGQHLHGMTMGLTTELEVARAVDKSDLDTVAVHPLPAEERILEALLRLGFRFSRADVEKGRVYGVDQQLPFYQEIEFYPPAAYASGINQLELTFLPTPQKLQVVLELDKRGGLFTEGHDSFGSFDVDYATADQIDWTGRLDQWLRQSAQRRGMFF; encoded by the coding sequence GTGGTCTTCAAACGCATGATGCAGGCGCTGGGTGTCGGTGGGCCTTCGGTCGACACCGTGCTGGCGAACCCGAACACCTACCCGGGCGGCTTCCTGGAAGGGACGGTTCACGTGGTCGGCGGCGATCACGCGGTCGACATCGAGTACCTCGCGATCGGGCTGATCACCCGGGTGGAGGTGGAGAGCGGCGACAGTGAGTACCAGACCGACCAGGAGTTCCACCGTCAGCGGCTGACCGGCTCGTTCCGGCTGGAGTCCGGCGCCCGGCACGACGTCCCGTTCCGGTTCGAGGTCCCCTGGCAGACCCCGATCACCGAGGTGTACGGGCAGCACCTGCACGGCATGACGATGGGCCTCACCACCGAGCTGGAGGTGGCCCGCGCCGTCGACAAGTCCGATCTGGACACGGTGGCCGTGCACCCGCTCCCGGCTGAGGAGCGCATCCTGGAGGCGCTGCTGCGTCTCGGTTTCCGGTTCAGCCGGGCCGACGTGGAGAAGGGCCGGGTCTACGGCGTGGACCAGCAGCTGCCGTTCTACCAGGAGATCGAGTTCTACCCGCCGGCGGCGTACGCGAGCGGCATCAACCAGCTCGAGCTGACGTTCCTGCCGACGCCGCAGAAACTGCAGGTGGTGCTCGAGCTGGACAAGCGCGGCGGCCTCTTCACCGAGGGGCACGACTCGTTCGGCAGCTTCGACGTGGATTACGCCACCGCCGACCAGATCGACTGGACCGGCCGGCTGGATCAGTGGCTGCGCCAGTCCGCCCAGCGCCGCGGGATGTTCTTCTAG
- a CDS encoding bifunctional acetate--CoA ligase family protein/GNAT family N-acetyltransferase, giving the protein MENSAIPRSADVLLADGSTAHLRQIRPEDAPAIVDFHSRMSDRTRYLRYFSPYPRIPERDLQRFVNVDHRDREAFVTVDADGRITAVGRYERLGPDSPDAEVAFVVEDAHQGRGIGSVLLEHLAEAARENGVTRFVAEVLPENGGMLRVFGDSGFQVQRQYADGVVHLDFPIAPTEKSREVQESREHLTEARSIARLLAPRGIAIYGASASGQGIGAAMLGNLRDGGYSGAIVPVHRTADRVAGLPAYRSASEAGVPIDLALIAVPAEAVPEAGTDAARAGAGGVVVVSAGFGETGPEGAGQQRRLVEAARAAGLRVIGPSSFGIANTDPGVRLNATLSPRLPKAGRVGFFAQSGALGVALLAEADRRGLGLSSFVSAGNRADVSGNDLLQFWRDDPGTDVVLLYLETFGNPRKFARLARRMSRVKPVVAVASATRPPGLAGDAPGPDANAVTALFARSGVIRVDTVQELFDVGMILAHQPLPSGRRVAVVGNSSALAELAVVACRAAGLTVAGGYPRDVSPLATAHDLADALADAAVDPGVDALVVVFAPPVPGQHADEDADFAAALASVALAGEKPTVATMVFGQVPARVPAYPSVEEAVRALARVVNYADWLRRPPGVMPLLSDVDPVAAETAGDATELLDAYRIPVVPSTLSHSADEAVLAAGELGYPVALKAAGGGLRHRIDLGAVRLALGDEDDVRVAYRELSTAFGPDVLVQTMVPPGVACRIEVVEDPAFGPVVGFGLGGVASELLGDLAWRAAPLTDRAAEALVDEPRAAPLLHGYRGSTPVDRDALIDLLLRVGRIADEHPRVRSLTLNPVLARPDGYSVLHAAAEFGDAGVRPDTGPRRLRSA; this is encoded by the coding sequence GTGGAGAACTCCGCCATCCCGCGAAGCGCGGACGTCCTGCTGGCCGACGGCTCGACCGCGCACCTGCGCCAGATCCGCCCGGAGGACGCTCCGGCCATCGTGGACTTCCACTCGCGGATGAGCGACCGCACCCGTTACCTGCGCTACTTCTCGCCGTACCCGCGCATCCCGGAACGTGACCTGCAGCGTTTCGTCAACGTCGACCACCGTGACCGGGAGGCGTTCGTGACAGTCGACGCCGACGGCCGGATCACCGCGGTCGGGCGGTACGAGCGACTCGGCCCGGACTCGCCGGACGCCGAGGTCGCGTTCGTCGTCGAGGACGCGCACCAGGGGCGGGGCATCGGCTCGGTGCTGCTGGAGCACCTGGCCGAGGCGGCCCGGGAGAACGGCGTGACCCGCTTCGTCGCCGAGGTCCTGCCGGAGAACGGTGGCATGCTGCGGGTCTTCGGCGACTCCGGTTTCCAGGTGCAGCGCCAGTACGCGGACGGCGTCGTCCACCTGGACTTCCCGATCGCGCCGACCGAGAAGTCCCGAGAGGTGCAGGAGTCCCGCGAGCACCTCACCGAGGCCCGCTCGATCGCGCGGCTGCTGGCGCCGAGGGGCATCGCCATCTACGGCGCGAGCGCCAGCGGGCAGGGAATCGGCGCCGCGATGCTGGGCAACCTGCGCGACGGCGGGTACTCCGGTGCCATCGTCCCGGTGCATCGCACCGCCGACCGGGTGGCGGGGCTCCCCGCGTACCGGAGCGCCTCGGAAGCCGGTGTCCCGATCGACCTGGCCCTGATCGCCGTGCCTGCGGAGGCCGTTCCGGAGGCCGGGACGGACGCGGCTCGCGCCGGCGCAGGTGGCGTGGTGGTGGTCTCGGCGGGTTTCGGTGAGACCGGTCCGGAGGGTGCCGGCCAGCAGCGACGCCTGGTGGAGGCGGCCCGCGCGGCGGGCCTGCGGGTGATCGGCCCGAGCAGTTTCGGGATCGCCAACACCGATCCCGGCGTCCGGCTGAACGCCACGCTCTCGCCCCGGCTGCCGAAAGCCGGGCGGGTCGGCTTCTTCGCGCAGAGCGGCGCGCTGGGCGTGGCGCTGCTGGCCGAGGCGGACCGGCGTGGCCTGGGACTGTCCAGCTTCGTGTCGGCCGGGAACCGGGCCGACGTCTCCGGCAACGACCTGCTGCAGTTCTGGCGCGACGATCCGGGCACCGACGTGGTCCTGCTCTATCTGGAGACGTTCGGCAATCCGCGCAAGTTCGCCCGGCTGGCCCGCCGGATGAGCCGGGTGAAGCCGGTCGTGGCGGTGGCCTCGGCGACCCGCCCGCCCGGGCTGGCGGGTGACGCGCCGGGACCGGACGCGAACGCGGTGACCGCGCTCTTCGCCCGTTCTGGCGTCATTCGCGTGGACACCGTTCAGGAACTTTTCGACGTCGGCATGATCCTCGCTCACCAGCCGTTGCCGTCCGGCCGCCGGGTCGCGGTGGTCGGCAACTCCTCGGCGCTGGCCGAACTCGCGGTCGTCGCCTGCCGCGCCGCCGGGCTGACCGTGGCCGGCGGATACCCCCGGGACGTCAGCCCGCTCGCCACCGCGCACGATCTGGCCGACGCGCTCGCCGACGCGGCCGTCGACCCGGGCGTGGACGCGCTCGTCGTGGTCTTCGCCCCGCCGGTGCCCGGACAGCACGCCGACGAGGACGCCGACTTCGCCGCGGCGCTGGCGAGCGTGGCCCTCGCGGGCGAGAAACCGACCGTCGCGACGATGGTGTTCGGGCAGGTCCCGGCGCGGGTGCCGGCCTATCCGTCGGTGGAGGAGGCGGTGCGGGCACTGGCCCGGGTGGTCAATTACGCCGACTGGCTGCGGCGCCCGCCGGGCGTGATGCCGCTGCTGTCCGATGTGGACCCCGTGGCGGCGGAGACGGCCGGCGACGCCACCGAACTGCTCGACGCCTACCGGATCCCGGTCGTGCCGTCCACGCTGTCACACTCCGCCGATGAGGCCGTCCTGGCGGCGGGCGAGCTGGGATACCCGGTCGCGCTCAAGGCCGCCGGCGGTGGGTTGCGCCATCGGATCGACCTCGGCGCGGTGCGCCTCGCGCTCGGCGACGAGGACGACGTACGGGTGGCGTACCGCGAACTGTCCACCGCCTTCGGACCGGACGTGCTCGTGCAGACCATGGTCCCGCCCGGTGTGGCCTGCCGGATCGAGGTCGTCGAGGACCCGGCGTTCGGCCCGGTCGTCGGGTTCGGCTTGGGTGGCGTGGCCAGCGAACTGCTCGGCGACCTCGCCTGGCGGGCCGCTCCGCTCACCGACCGCGCCGCCGAGGCCCTGGTGGACGAACCGCGGGCGGCGCCGCTGCTGCACGGTTACCGCGGCTCGACGCCCGTTGACCGGGACGCCCTGATCGACCTGCTGCTGCGGGTCGGGCGGATCGCCGACGAGCACCCGCGGGTCCGGTCGCTCACGCTGAACCCGGTGCTGGCCCGGCCGGACGGTTACTCGGTGCTGCACGCGGCCGCCGAGTTCGGCGACGCGGGTGTCCGCCCGGACACCGGTCCCCGGCGGTTGCGCAGCGCCTAG
- a CDS encoding IS701 family transposase: protein MDVAEADRLRDDLAEFASDVFASLTRAGWQDRAAAYLQGLMIDGRRKSIQPMAARLQGVHEQALNHFVTNSPWQVEPVRRRIAALADQAIVPTAWAIDDTGLLKCGTASPCVARQYTGTAGKVTNCQIAVSVSMVTDTASCPVDWRLFLPESWDPASPKATSDVHNRRRRAGISDDVTHREKWRLALDMIDELLRWGHRPPLIVADCGYGDAAEFRLALTERGLPHLVQVSGRLTAYPASTIRTAGDYAGVGSYPTPRYQQPAPTLTELITTGTGKARRVTWRPGSRSRGGRPLLMSSHFVFTRVRPAGRTLLSAHRGEDPPEAWLIAEWPPGNPEPIKYWLSDLPARTARRTLIRWAKLRWRIEHDYREVKTGLGLDHYEGRTWQGWHHHVTLVSAAHIFLTLQRLDPKTHAPE, encoded by the coding sequence ATGGACGTTGCTGAGGCTGACCGGTTGCGTGACGACTTGGCCGAGTTCGCGTCGGACGTGTTCGCCTCGCTGACCAGGGCCGGCTGGCAGGATCGTGCGGCCGCGTATCTGCAAGGGCTGATGATCGACGGACGGCGTAAGTCGATCCAGCCGATGGCCGCTCGGCTGCAGGGCGTGCATGAGCAGGCGTTGAACCACTTCGTGACCAACAGTCCGTGGCAGGTCGAGCCGGTCCGGCGACGGATCGCCGCGCTGGCCGACCAGGCGATCGTCCCGACGGCATGGGCCATCGACGACACCGGCCTGCTCAAATGCGGCACCGCTTCGCCGTGTGTGGCCCGGCAGTACACCGGCACCGCGGGCAAGGTCACCAACTGCCAGATCGCCGTAAGCGTCAGCATGGTCACCGACACCGCATCCTGCCCCGTGGACTGGCGACTGTTTCTGCCGGAGTCCTGGGATCCCGCCTCACCCAAGGCCACCAGCGATGTCCACAACCGTCGCCGCCGCGCCGGGATCAGCGACGACGTGACCCATCGGGAGAAGTGGCGCCTCGCCCTGGACATGATCGACGAACTGCTGCGATGGGGACATCGCCCGCCGCTGATCGTGGCCGACTGCGGCTACGGCGACGCCGCAGAGTTCCGCCTCGCCCTGACCGAACGCGGGCTGCCCCACCTGGTGCAGGTCAGCGGCAGGCTCACCGCTTACCCGGCCTCGACGATCCGCACGGCCGGGGACTACGCCGGCGTCGGCTCCTATCCCACGCCCCGCTACCAGCAGCCGGCGCCGACCCTCACCGAACTGATCACCACCGGCACCGGCAAAGCCCGGAGAGTGACCTGGCGACCCGGCTCCCGCAGCCGCGGCGGCCGTCCGCTCCTGATGTCCTCGCACTTCGTGTTCACCCGGGTCCGTCCGGCCGGGCGAACCCTGCTGTCCGCGCACCGCGGCGAGGACCCTCCTGAGGCCTGGCTCATCGCCGAATGGCCGCCCGGCAACCCGGAGCCGATCAAGTACTGGCTCTCTGACCTACCCGCCCGGACCGCGAGACGCACCCTGATCCGCTGGGCGAAACTGCGCTGGCGCATCGAACACGACTACCGCGAAGTCAAGACCGGTCTCGGCCTCGACCACTACGAAGGCCGCACCTGGCAGGGATGGCACCACCACGTCACCCTCGTCTCCGCGGCACACATCTTCCTCACCCTGCAACGCCTCGACCCAAAAACCCATGCGCCGGAATGA
- a CDS encoding acetoin utilization protein AcuC yields the protein MADETTAVVWDSALLDYDMGDHPLNPVRVELTMALARELGVLDRPAVRMVTPRPASETDLTRVHRADYLDAVRLAPIDPFFTGWGLNTPDNPVFDGMHDASARICGASIAAAEAVWTGAARRAVNVSGGLHHALPARASGFCVYNDPAVAIAWLLEHGARRIAYIDVDVHHGDGVQVAFYNDPRVLTVSLHETPLALFPGTGFADEIGGPDAEGTAVNVPLPPGTGDAAWLRAFHAVVPSVVRAFDPEIIVSQCGADAHLLDPLADLKLSVDGQRAAYVAIRALADELCDGRWVATGGGGYALVEVVPRAWTHLLAVASGEPLAPQTRTPQGWRELAARRWPGVPVPETMSDGVPPVLEEWAPGTTDPVDRAIQATRTAVFPLHGLDPHDPRD from the coding sequence ATGGCGGACGAGACGACGGCGGTCGTTTGGGACAGTGCCCTGCTCGACTACGACATGGGCGACCATCCGCTCAATCCGGTACGGGTCGAACTGACCATGGCGCTGGCCAGGGAACTCGGCGTGCTGGACCGTCCGGCCGTCCGGATGGTCACGCCGCGCCCGGCAAGTGAGACCGATCTCACGCGCGTGCACCGGGCGGACTATCTGGACGCCGTACGCCTCGCCCCGATCGATCCGTTCTTCACCGGCTGGGGCCTCAACACCCCGGACAACCCGGTCTTCGACGGCATGCACGACGCGTCGGCGCGCATCTGCGGCGCCTCCATCGCGGCGGCCGAGGCGGTCTGGACCGGCGCGGCCCGGCGCGCGGTGAACGTCTCGGGCGGCCTGCACCACGCGCTGCCGGCCCGGGCCTCCGGATTCTGTGTCTACAACGACCCGGCCGTGGCGATCGCGTGGCTGCTCGAGCACGGCGCCCGGCGCATCGCGTACATCGATGTCGACGTCCATCACGGCGACGGCGTGCAGGTGGCGTTCTACAACGACCCGCGGGTGCTCACGGTCAGCCTGCACGAGACGCCGCTCGCGCTCTTCCCGGGTACGGGGTTCGCCGACGAGATCGGCGGGCCGGACGCCGAGGGCACCGCGGTGAACGTGCCCCTGCCCCCGGGCACCGGCGACGCCGCCTGGCTACGGGCCTTCCACGCGGTCGTGCCGTCGGTGGTCCGCGCGTTCGACCCGGAGATCATCGTCAGTCAGTGCGGCGCCGACGCGCACCTGCTCGACCCGCTGGCCGACCTGAAGCTGTCGGTGGACGGGCAGCGCGCCGCGTACGTGGCGATCCGCGCGCTCGCCGACGAGCTCTGCGACGGCCGCTGGGTGGCGACCGGCGGCGGGGGGTACGCGCTCGTCGAGGTCGTGCCCCGGGCGTGGACCCATCTGCTCGCGGTCGCCAGCGGGGAGCCGCTCGCCCCGCAGACCCGGACGCCGCAGGGGTGGCGCGAGCTCGCCGCCCGGCGCTGGCCCGGCGTGCCGGTGCCGGAGACGATGTCCGACGGCGTGCCGCCGGTGCTGGAAGAATGGGCGCCGGGGACCACCGATCCGGTGGACCGGGCGATCCAGGCGACGCGGACCGCGGTCTTCCCCCTGCACGGCCTGGACCCTCACGACCCCAGGGACTGA
- the dtd gene encoding D-aminoacyl-tRNA deacylase has protein sequence MRALVQTVSRASVTVGDEVVGEIKDGLLVLVGVTHDDTPATAAELARKTWELRILDGDRSASDENAPVLAVSQFTLYGDARKGRRPTWNAAAPAEIAEPLITAYVDALRARGATVATGRFRAHMLVESVNVGPRTVLLEL, from the coding sequence ATGCGGGCACTGGTGCAGACGGTCAGCCGGGCGAGCGTGACCGTCGGCGACGAGGTCGTCGGCGAGATCAAGGACGGCCTGCTCGTCCTGGTCGGCGTGACGCACGACGACACCCCGGCGACAGCGGCCGAACTCGCCCGCAAGACGTGGGAGCTGCGCATCCTCGACGGGGATCGGTCCGCCTCGGACGAGAACGCGCCGGTGCTGGCGGTCAGCCAGTTCACGCTTTACGGCGACGCGCGCAAGGGTCGCCGGCCCACCTGGAACGCGGCGGCGCCGGCCGAGATCGCCGAGCCGCTGATCACCGCGTACGTCGACGCGTTGCGCGCCCGGGGAGCGACCGTCGCCACCGGCCGCTTCCGGGCGCACATGCTCGTGGAGAGCGTCAACGTCGGACCGCGCACGGTCCTGCTGGAGCTCTAG
- a CDS encoding methyl-accepting chemotaxis protein, with protein MPLTSTSSGRTTEASRARPAAAPAAARPAPARGGDADAGRRQARSVAKQQQSAERIAAATAEISAQNAQAAEASRQLSETMQQIAAGAEEASGATQQSLAAMNQVEERAEGQETTTRQVAELSQTLQNLLNETLIGINTLLANVTSASNRQTTSVAKITELEKQADEIGEIVKTVAHIADQTNLLALNAAIEAARARQHGKGFAVVADEVRTLAETSERSARQIRDLIDEVRSSVTEIAGAVQTSAESARGEADKGKTISSQLETIRADMGTIMAGAVEMATAAQQARRSAGAAKARSEEIAAAAEQQSAACEESLQTVAQQTQALRQSEQAADLLAEVSETLRNSTDIAKSAEEVASSAEELSAAVEEITRAASQINVAINEINAGARTAAEKGQQTSELVSQIETGAQLSVERGGSAAERSDGILELLAANKESVDSMIDAIGQGAREGIENVRKVTELEQISRRIDKIVDAIANVSIQTNMLAVNGSVESARAGEFGKGFAVVSTDIRNLARDSGENADRIKDLVKSVQDRIVEVRGDLEETSRLSLAEAESAKATTARLEEIQRDMQQVRAGNVEVKESAMQIASSLGEVKIGLEQIATAANEAEQLAGQASTAAREQAQGAEELAAAVEEIAALADELQNAG; from the coding sequence ATGCCCCTCACCAGCACCTCCTCCGGGCGCACCACCGAGGCCTCCCGGGCCCGGCCGGCCGCCGCACCCGCTGCCGCGCGGCCCGCGCCGGCCCGGGGCGGCGACGCCGACGCCGGCCGGCGCCAGGCCCGTTCGGTGGCGAAGCAGCAGCAGTCCGCGGAGCGGATCGCCGCCGCCACCGCCGAGATCTCCGCGCAGAACGCGCAGGCCGCCGAGGCTTCCCGGCAGCTCTCCGAGACCATGCAGCAGATCGCGGCCGGCGCCGAGGAGGCATCGGGCGCGACCCAGCAGAGCCTCGCCGCGATGAACCAGGTCGAGGAACGGGCCGAGGGGCAGGAGACGACCACCCGGCAGGTGGCCGAGCTGAGCCAAACCCTCCAGAACCTGCTCAACGAGACGCTGATCGGGATCAACACCCTGCTCGCCAATGTCACCAGCGCGTCGAACCGGCAGACCACCTCGGTCGCGAAGATCACCGAATTGGAGAAGCAGGCCGACGAGATCGGCGAGATCGTCAAGACCGTCGCGCACATCGCCGACCAGACCAACCTGCTGGCGTTGAACGCCGCGATCGAGGCTGCCCGGGCCCGGCAGCACGGCAAGGGCTTCGCTGTGGTCGCCGACGAGGTGCGCACCCTGGCCGAGACGAGCGAGCGCAGCGCCCGGCAGATCCGCGACCTGATCGACGAGGTGCGCAGCAGCGTCACCGAGATCGCCGGGGCGGTGCAGACGTCCGCCGAATCGGCCCGGGGCGAGGCCGACAAGGGCAAGACCATCAGCTCGCAGTTGGAGACCATCCGGGCCGACATGGGCACGATCATGGCTGGTGCGGTCGAGATGGCCACCGCGGCACAGCAGGCCCGGCGCTCGGCAGGCGCGGCCAAGGCCCGCTCCGAGGAGATCGCGGCGGCGGCCGAGCAGCAGTCCGCGGCGTGCGAGGAGTCGCTCCAGACGGTCGCGCAGCAGACCCAGGCCTTGCGGCAGAGCGAGCAGGCCGCCGATCTGCTGGCCGAGGTCTCCGAGACGCTGCGCAACAGCACCGACATCGCGAAGAGCGCCGAGGAGGTCGCCTCGTCGGCCGAGGAGCTCTCCGCCGCGGTCGAGGAGATCACCCGGGCGGCCAGTCAGATCAACGTGGCGATCAACGAGATCAACGCGGGCGCGCGGACGGCTGCCGAGAAGGGGCAGCAGACCTCCGAACTGGTCAGCCAGATCGAGACGGGCGCTCAGCTGTCGGTGGAGCGCGGCGGATCAGCGGCCGAGCGCTCGGACGGGATCCTGGAATTGCTGGCCGCGAACAAGGAGTCGGTCGACTCCATGATCGACGCGATCGGGCAGGGCGCCCGGGAGGGCATCGAGAACGTTCGCAAGGTCACCGAGCTGGAGCAGATCTCCCGCCGGATCGACAAGATCGTCGATGCCATCGCGAACGTCTCCATCCAGACCAACATGCTCGCGGTCAACGGGTCGGTGGAATCGGCGCGGGCCGGCGAGTTCGGCAAGGGCTTCGCCGTCGTCTCCACCGACATCCGCAACCTGGCCCGTGACTCGGGGGAGAACGCCGACCGGATCAAGGACCTGGTGAAGTCGGTGCAGGACCGGATCGTGGAGGTACGCGGCGATCTGGAGGAGACCAGCCGGCTGTCGCTGGCCGAGGCGGAGTCCGCGAAGGCCACCACCGCACGTCTCGAGGAGATCCAGCGCGACATGCAGCAGGTCCGCGCGGGCAACGTCGAGGTCAAGGAGTCGGCGATGCAGATCGCCAGCTCGCTCGGTGAGGTCAAGATCGGTCTCGAGCAGATCGCCACGGCCGCGAACGAGGCCGAACAGCTCGCCGGGCAGGCGTCAACGGCGGCCCGGGAGCAGGCGCAGGGCGCCGAGGAACTCGCCGCCGCGGTCGAGGAGATCGCCGCGCTCGCGGACGAGCTTCAGAACGCCGGCTGA